TCCACCCAGCTCCTGAGCCACACCACCGACATCCCCGACCTGGCCCCGCTGCTGGCCACCCTGATCGGCCTCGGCGTCGGCATCGACTACGCCCTGTTCATCGTCACCCGGCACCGGCGCGGCGTCCAACGCGGCCTGGATCCCGAGGAGTCGGCGGTCATCGCCCTCAACACCTCAGGACGCGCGGTGCTGTTCGCGGGCGGCACGGTGTGCATCGCGCTCGCCGGGATGCTGGTGACGAACCTGCGCTTCCTCGACGGCGTGGTCATCGGCACCTCGCTCACGGTCGTCCTGAGCGTCCTCGCGGCCACGACCCTGCTCCCCGCCCTGCTCGGCTTCCTGGGCGTGCGGGTGCTCAGCCGCAAGCAGCGCCGCAAGCTGGCCGCCACCGGTTCCGAGCCGGAGCGCACCGACAACCTCGCGGCCCGCTGGTCGGCCGCCGTGCAGAAGCGCCCGCGCCGGATCGCCGCGTTCGCCCTCGTCGTCATGGCCGTCCTCGCCTTCCCCGTCCTGTCGCTGCGCCTCGGCGCCACCGACCAGGGCAACGACGACACCTCGACGACCACCAGGCAGGCGTACGACCTGCTCGCCGACGGCTTCGGGCCGGGCTTCAACGGCCCCCTCCAGGTGGTCACTTCGGGCGGCGACACCGCCACGCTGGTCGAGAACATCCGGGCGACGAAGGACGTGGCCCAGGTCGCCGCGCTGCCGCCCGCGCACGGTGTGACGGTGATCCAGGTCGTCCCGAAGACCTCACCGCAGTCCGTGCAGACGGACGACCTGATCGACACCCTGCGCGACAAGGTCATACCCGAGGCCGGCGTGACCGGCCACGTCGGCGGCGTGACAGCGATCTCCAAGGACTTCGCCACCGTCACGGGCGACCGCCTCCCGCTCTTCGTAGCGACGATCATCGGCCTGAGCTTCCTGCTCCTCCTGCTCGCCTTCCGCTCGCTCGTGGTGCCGCTGACGGCCGCCCTGATGAACCTCATCGCGGCGGCGGCCTCCTTCGGTGTGCTGGTGGCGATCTTCCAGTGGGGCTGGGGCCTGGACATGCTCGGCCTCGGCAAGGAGGGCCCGATCAACGCCTTCCTACCGGTCATCATGCTGTCCCTGCTGTTCGGCCTCTCCATGGACTACCAGGTGTTCCTGGTGAGCCGCATGCACGAGGAGTGGGTCCACACCAAGGACAACGCCCGCGCGGTCCGCGTCGGCCTCGCGGAGACCAGCCGCGTCATCAACAGCGCGGCCCTGATCATGGTCTGCGTCTTCCTGGCCTTCGTCCTCAGCGGCAACTCCGGCGCGGCGACGGCGGGCGTCGGCCTGGCCGCCGCGGTCGCCCTCGACGCCTTCATCCTGCGTACGGCCCTGGTGCCGGCCGCGATGCACCTCCTGGGCAAGTCCAACTGGTGGCTGCCCGGCTGGCTGGACAAGGCGCTGCCGCACCTCGCCGTGGAACCCGCCGAGGAGCCCGTACAGGCCGCCCCTGAGGGCCCGGCGTCGGCCGTACACGGTTTTGTCCGTACGGCCGAGGGTGAGCCCCTGGAGGGTGCCTCGGTGACGCTCCTCTCGGCGGGCGGACGCCAGCTGGACCGCGTCGAGACCCTGGCGGACGGCTCGTACATCGTCTCGGTGCCCGGCCCGGGGACCTACCTCCTGGCGACGACGGCGACCTCGTACGGCTCGATCGCCCGCCACGTGGCGGTGACGGACGGTCCGCTGATCCACGACGTCGAACTCGTCGAGGGCGAGGTGGACGCCGTCAACTGACGGCAGCAACCGACCTGAGTGCTCAGGGGCGTTCGTCGTCGGCGGGTCCGGCGGCGGGCGCCCCGCGCTTCTCCTGCTTCTTCTTCGCCTTCGCCGGATCGGGCAGCGCGTTGGTCATGCCCGGCAGGAAGTCCGTGAACAGCTCGTGCACCTCCAGGACGAGCGGCCGCAGCACCCTGAAGCGCGCGAGGGACACCCCGCGCGCGGTGAGACGCGCTCCGCGCTCGGCGAGCCGGTAACTCCGCTCACGGCCCTCGGTCCGGTCGAACACCCAATAGAGCACGAGCCCCATCTGGGAGAGCCACATCAACTCCGGGAGCACGTCCCGCAGTTCCGGCGCCACCTTGGTCTTCGCCCCGAACAGCACCTCCTTGTGGACGCCGATCGCCTGCACACGCGCGTGCTCGCTCTCCGCGGAGAACGGGCTCAGCGGGCTGTCCGGGTCGGCGGCGTTCTTGAAGAACTGCACCGCGAACTGGTGGTACGGCTTCGCGATGTCCAGCCACACCCGCAGCACGCCCGCGAGCCGCGCCTCCAGATCGGTCTCCCG
The nucleotide sequence above comes from Streptomyces sp. N50. Encoded proteins:
- a CDS encoding MMPL family transporter; the protein is MARWCYRHRLVVLLLWVGALFGLGLSASAAGTDYANVFSLPDTDSKSAYDQMAKAFPNTSGDTDTVVWKVDSGSVKDPSVRSRIQPALDKIAGMKGVGGVTGPYSGARGAGQISSDGTIAYAQVTFAEQANAVPKDLVQNVVDTAQSAERKGLQVELGGQAVQRVEEPPGGIAEGVGILAAAIVLFLAFGSFYAMLLPIGVAIFGVGTGLFSTQLLSHTTDIPDLAPLLATLIGLGVGIDYALFIVTRHRRGVQRGLDPEESAVIALNTSGRAVLFAGGTVCIALAGMLVTNLRFLDGVVIGTSLTVVLSVLAATTLLPALLGFLGVRVLSRKQRRKLAATGSEPERTDNLAARWSAAVQKRPRRIAAFALVVMAVLAFPVLSLRLGATDQGNDDTSTTTRQAYDLLADGFGPGFNGPLQVVTSGGDTATLVENIRATKDVAQVAALPPAHGVTVIQVVPKTSPQSVQTDDLIDTLRDKVIPEAGVTGHVGGVTAISKDFATVTGDRLPLFVATIIGLSFLLLLLAFRSLVVPLTAALMNLIAAAASFGVLVAIFQWGWGLDMLGLGKEGPINAFLPVIMLSLLFGLSMDYQVFLVSRMHEEWVHTKDNARAVRVGLAETSRVINSAALIMVCVFLAFVLSGNSGAATAGVGLAAAVALDAFILRTALVPAAMHLLGKSNWWLPGWLDKALPHLAVEPAEEPVQAAPEGPASAVHGFVRTAEGEPLEGASVTLLSAGGRQLDRVETLADGSYIVSVPGPGTYLLATTATSYGSIARHVAVTDGPLIHDVELVEGEVDAVN
- a CDS encoding TetR family transcriptional regulator is translated as MPAKNDSPEEDGGTPARSAKSEQTRALILETAMRLFEEHGYDKTTMRAIAKEAGVSVGNAYYYFAGKEHLIQGFYDRLAEEHRVAVREVLDRETDLEARLAGVLRVWLDIAKPYHQFAVQFFKNAADPDSPLSPFSAESEHARVQAIGVHKEVLFGAKTKVAPELRDVLPELMWLSQMGLVLYWVFDRTEGRERSYRLAERGARLTARGVSLARFRVLRPLVLEVHELFTDFLPGMTNALPDPAKAKKKQEKRGAPAAGPADDERP